From a single Salinirussus salinus genomic region:
- a CDS encoding MFS transporter translates to MTSGPDAAGGSAVDATAGSGAETTSDATVAADSGYRWRMLAVVSLGWAALQWGRFLLPPLLPRIQASLSLSSAAVGLALAAFTLVYALVQYPSGTYSDSLSRATLLVPGFLVILAGFAFVGIAVHPALFLVGILLVGVGKGLFASPSRALLSDLFADRPGRALGIYSAGTDIGGLLASGLAILVIGTTWRAAFVPVLVCLGLMGALFVVWNRESYILRRERLAVGDTVRRVVATRDQRERLAAYALFFFAIGGLINFFPTLLVVNGFSETLASGVYALVFVVGMVTKPVGGAVSDRYPRLLVSIGALLFSVAGLAVVLLTGSLAAVAAGTVVMAVGYKTQFPIVDSVVMDAAPDGSVGGDLGAARGLFLTTNAAGPGVVGVLAQFYSYTVAFWVLAATIALAGLILVRQYLRA, encoded by the coding sequence GTGACGTCGGGCCCCGACGCTGCCGGCGGGTCGGCCGTCGACGCAACTGCTGGAAGCGGCGCCGAGACCACGAGCGACGCCACCGTGGCCGCCGATTCGGGCTACCGGTGGCGGATGCTCGCCGTCGTCTCGCTTGGCTGGGCAGCCCTCCAGTGGGGCCGCTTTCTGCTCCCGCCGCTTCTGCCCCGCATCCAGGCCTCGCTGTCTCTGTCCTCGGCAGCCGTGGGGCTGGCGCTCGCCGCCTTCACGCTGGTCTACGCCCTCGTCCAGTACCCCAGCGGAACCTACTCCGACTCGCTGTCGCGGGCGACGCTTCTGGTCCCCGGATTCCTGGTCATCCTCGCTGGCTTTGCCTTCGTGGGCATCGCCGTCCACCCGGCGCTGTTTCTCGTCGGCATCCTGCTGGTCGGGGTCGGGAAGGGTCTCTTTGCCAGCCCCTCGCGGGCGCTGCTCTCGGACCTCTTTGCCGACCGGCCGGGCCGGGCGCTGGGGATCTACTCCGCGGGGACCGACATCGGCGGGCTGCTGGCCTCCGGGCTCGCCATCCTGGTCATCGGGACGACCTGGCGGGCCGCCTTCGTCCCGGTACTCGTCTGCCTGGGGCTGATGGGGGCGCTGTTCGTCGTCTGGAACCGCGAATCCTACATCCTCCGCCGGGAGCGGCTGGCGGTCGGCGACACCGTCCGCCGCGTGGTCGCCACCCGCGACCAGCGCGAGCGCCTGGCCGCCTACGCCCTGTTCTTTTTCGCTATCGGCGGGCTGATCAATTTCTTCCCGACCCTGCTCGTGGTGAACGGGTTCTCGGAGACGCTGGCCAGCGGCGTCTACGCGCTGGTGTTCGTCGTCGGGATGGTCACCAAACCCGTCGGTGGCGCGGTCTCGGACCGGTACCCCCGCCTGCTGGTGAGCATCGGCGCGCTCCTCTTTTCGGTCGCCGGGCTCGCCGTGGTTCTCCTGACCGGCTCGCTCGCCGCCGTCGCGGCCGGCACGGTCGTGATGGCGGTCGGCTACAAGACCCAGTTCCCCATCGTCGACAGCGTGGTGATGGACGCCGCCCCCGACGGCTCGGTCGGCGGGGACCTGGGGGCCGCCCGGGGACTCTTCCTGACGACCAACGCCGCCGGTCCGGGTGTGGTCGGCGTCCTCGCGCAGTTCTACAGCTACACCGTCGCCTTCTGGGTGCTCGCGGCGACCATCGCCCTCGCCGGCCTCATCCTCGTTCGCCAGTACCTGCGGGCGTGA
- the upp gene encoding uracil phosphoribosyltransferase has translation MDEEDVTVVANPLAQDCLTDLRSVETDDAAFRGRLNDLGRVCGVALADRLPAETVDVTTPLAETTGTRVRSEDVALVSVLRAATPFVAGLVESLPRARQGVLSASRDESRRLEDGSFPVEVEYVKLPDVDGDTVVVADPMLATGSTMVAALEAVDEAGDPDEVLALSAVSAPAGIERVREAFPEVEVATVAVDDRLDENGYIVPGLGDAGDRAFGTEGE, from the coding sequence ATGGACGAGGAGGACGTCACCGTCGTCGCGAACCCCCTGGCACAGGACTGTCTGACCGACCTGCGCAGCGTCGAGACCGACGACGCCGCCTTCCGGGGCCGGCTGAACGACCTGGGGCGGGTCTGCGGGGTCGCGCTCGCGGACCGCCTGCCCGCCGAGACCGTCGACGTGACCACGCCGCTGGCGGAGACGACCGGCACGCGCGTCCGCTCGGAGGACGTCGCGCTCGTGAGCGTCCTCCGGGCCGCGACCCCCTTCGTGGCTGGCCTCGTCGAGAGCCTCCCGCGGGCCAGACAGGGCGTGCTCTCGGCGAGCCGCGACGAGAGCCGACGGCTCGAGGACGGGAGTTTCCCCGTCGAAGTGGAGTACGTCAAACTGCCCGACGTCGACGGCGATACCGTCGTTGTCGCGGACCCGATGCTCGCCACGGGGAGCACGATGGTCGCCGCCCTGGAGGCGGTCGACGAGGCCGGCGACCCCGACGAGGTGCTCGCGCTCTCGGCGGTCAGTGCCCCCGCGGGAATCGAGCGGGTCCGGGAGGCGTTCCCGGAGGTGGAGGTCGCGACCGTGGCCGTCGACGACCGCCTCGACGAGAACGGCTACATCGTCCCCGGGCTGGGCGACGCCGGCGACCGCGCCTTCGGCACCGAGGGGGAGTGA
- a CDS encoding acyl-CoA thioesterase — MSHETTVRVTWGDTDAGGLIYFPRFFHFVVVGLNDYFAPVEDHLMEALRREGHALPAVDAAASFETPLRAGEAATVETAVTAGETSLTVDFTVRRENGERAASGEVSFVLVDETFEPTPLPDRVHECVRERGDLEATDG; from the coding sequence ATGTCCCACGAGACGACGGTCCGGGTGACCTGGGGGGACACCGACGCCGGCGGGCTGATCTACTTCCCCCGGTTTTTCCACTTCGTGGTCGTCGGGCTGAACGACTACTTCGCGCCGGTCGAGGACCACCTCATGGAGGCGTTGCGCCGCGAGGGCCACGCGCTGCCGGCCGTCGACGCCGCGGCCTCCTTCGAGACGCCGCTGCGGGCGGGCGAGGCGGCGACAGTGGAGACGGCGGTCACCGCCGGCGAGACGTCGCTGACAGTCGACTTCACGGTCCGTCGCGAGAACGGCGAGCGGGCCGCGTCCGGGGAGGTGAGCTTCGTGCTCGTGGACGAGACCTTCGAGCCGACCCCCCTCCCCGACCGGGTCCACGAGTGCGTCCGCGAGCGCGGGGACCTGGAAGCGACCGACGGCTGA
- a CDS encoding IMPACT family protein, translated as MTERYRTVAGRGRAAFEIRGSEFLGHVAPVESVEAAEDFVEAVREEYADATHNVPAYRVRAAPLREYESDAGEPTGSAGKPALNVLQGEELENVATVVTRYFGGTELGVGGLARAYGRAVKEAVADAGTTERRPRESFAVTVDYDDSGSVRGLLEGADADFEADYEERVRFDVRAPEASAADLRDRLRSATSGRAEIDRE; from the coding sequence GTGACCGAGCGCTACCGGACCGTCGCCGGCCGCGGACGGGCGGCCTTCGAGATACGGGGCTCCGAGTTCCTCGGCCACGTCGCGCCCGTCGAGAGCGTCGAGGCGGCGGAGGACTTCGTCGAGGCGGTCCGCGAGGAGTACGCCGACGCGACCCACAACGTTCCCGCCTACCGGGTGCGGGCCGCCCCGCTGCGGGAGTACGAGAGCGACGCCGGCGAACCCACCGGCAGCGCCGGCAAGCCCGCCCTGAACGTCCTCCAGGGCGAGGAGCTGGAGAACGTCGCCACGGTCGTCACCCGCTACTTCGGCGGGACGGAGCTGGGCGTCGGCGGGCTTGCCCGGGCCTACGGCCGCGCCGTCAAGGAGGCCGTCGCCGACGCCGGGACGACCGAGCGTCGCCCCCGCGAGTCCTTCGCCGTCACCGTCGACTACGACGACTCCGGCAGCGTCCGGGGACTCCTCGAGGGTGCCGACGCCGACTTCGAGGCCGACTACGAGGAGCGGGTCCGGTTCGACGTGCGGGCGCCCGAGGCGTCGGCCGCGGACCTCCGGGACCGGCTGCGAAGCGCCACCAGCGGCCGCGCCGAGATCGACCGCGAGTGA
- a CDS encoding P-II family nitrogen regulator translates to MTEITMVVAYIRPDKLSDVKQALAETGAPSLTVTNVSGRGSQPAKTGQWRGEEYVVDLHQKVKVECVVADVPAGDVVDAIEEAAHTGEPGDGKIFTMPVDDAVQIRTGERGPDAV, encoded by the coding sequence ATGACTGAGATCACGATGGTCGTCGCCTACATCCGTCCGGACAAGCTCAGCGACGTGAAACAGGCGCTCGCGGAGACGGGCGCGCCCTCTCTCACTGTGACGAACGTCTCCGGCCGGGGCTCCCAGCCCGCCAAGACTGGGCAGTGGCGCGGCGAGGAGTACGTCGTCGACCTCCACCAGAAGGTGAAGGTGGAGTGCGTCGTCGCCGACGTGCCCGCCGGTGACGTGGTCGACGCGATCGAGGAGGCGGCCCACACGGGCGAACCGGGCGACGGGAAGATCTTCACCATGCCCGTCGACGACGCCGTCCAGATCCGCACCGGCGAGCGCGGCCCCGACGCCGTGTAG
- a CDS encoding ammonium transporter yields MLAPLQAAVVEGVVNEINAVWFLLVSFLIFFMHAGFAMLEAGQVRSKNVANQLTKNLLTWSVGVSVYFLVGAGVYAVAGGGEYVWTFAGSGLDWVTWLYGAVFAMTAATIVSGAVAGRAKLRAYVTYTVMLSAVIYPVVGGISWVSGSFLGSMGFQDFAGGMVVHGMGGIAGLTAAWVIGPRIGRFNDDGSVNVIPGHSMTFAVLGTLVLAFGWYGFNVGTAAILSFNPDPGAASTVIEVGGETVGFNSDTLGRVAMTTTLAMGAGAMGAGLVAWLKTRKVDTLYVANGLLAGLVGITAIPDTTAWWGAFVVGGLAGAQLPVVFGFVERRLNIDDVCAVFPVHGSAGVLGTLMFPFVAAPGVVDSIPGAFLTQLTGVVVIGGWTVLATAAVFGALRALGQHRVSEDHEREGLDSSEHGVETYPEFGGRDSVMADGGATFNTTERVGESDD; encoded by the coding sequence ATGCTAGCACCACTACAGGCAGCGGTCGTCGAGGGCGTCGTCAACGAAATCAACGCGGTGTGGTTCCTGCTGGTATCCTTCCTTATATTCTTCATGCACGCGGGCTTCGCGATGCTGGAGGCGGGGCAGGTCCGGTCGAAGAACGTCGCGAACCAGCTGACCAAGAACCTCCTGACCTGGAGCGTCGGGGTCTCGGTGTATTTCCTGGTCGGCGCCGGCGTCTACGCGGTCGCCGGCGGCGGGGAGTACGTCTGGACGTTCGCCGGGAGCGGGCTGGACTGGGTCACCTGGCTCTACGGCGCCGTCTTCGCGATGACGGCCGCCACCATCGTCTCCGGCGCCGTCGCCGGCCGGGCGAAGCTGCGCGCGTACGTCACGTACACGGTGATGCTCTCGGCGGTCATCTACCCCGTCGTGGGCGGCATCTCGTGGGTCTCGGGCAGCTTCCTCGGGTCGATGGGCTTTCAGGACTTCGCCGGCGGGATGGTCGTCCACGGGATGGGCGGCATCGCCGGCCTGACCGCCGCGTGGGTCATCGGCCCGCGGATCGGCCGGTTCAACGACGACGGGAGCGTCAACGTCATCCCCGGCCACTCGATGACGTTCGCGGTGCTGGGGACGCTCGTGCTGGCCTTCGGCTGGTACGGCTTCAACGTCGGTACCGCGGCGATCCTCAGCTTCAACCCCGACCCCGGCGCGGCCTCGACGGTGATCGAGGTGGGTGGTGAGACCGTCGGCTTCAACAGCGACACGCTCGGCCGGGTCGCGATGACCACGACGCTGGCGATGGGGGCCGGCGCGATGGGTGCCGGGCTGGTCGCCTGGCTCAAAACCCGCAAGGTCGACACCCTCTACGTGGCCAACGGGCTGCTCGCGGGCCTGGTCGGGATCACTGCCATCCCCGACACCACGGCCTGGTGGGGTGCCTTCGTCGTCGGCGGGCTGGCGGGCGCACAGCTCCCGGTGGTCTTCGGGTTCGTCGAGCGCCGGCTCAACATCGACGACGTCTGTGCGGTCTTTCCCGTCCACGGGAGCGCGGGCGTGCTCGGCACGCTCATGTTCCCGTTCGTGGCCGCGCCGGGGGTCGTCGACAGTATCCCCGGCGCCTTCCTCACCCAGCTGACCGGCGTCGTCGTCATCGGCGGCTGGACGGTGCTGGCGACCGCCGCGGTCTTCGGCGCCCTCCGGGCGCTCGGGCAACACCGCGTCTCCGAGGACCACGAGCGGGAGGGGCTCGATTCCTCCGAACACGGCGTCGAGACCTACCCCGAGTTCGGCGGGCGGGACAGCGTGATGGCCGACGGCGGCGCAACGTTCAACACCACGGAACGGGTGGGTGAATCCGATGACTGA
- a CDS encoding Lrp/AsnC family transcriptional regulator — protein MDVDDIDRQVLAALIADGRAADADLGAAAGVGASTASWRRQSLEDAGVIREYQPRLDYAALGQPVTALFQVDVDPSVRETVLAALRDDARFYTVYEVAGPDDILAFGRFPDRDSLVRARRRLRGEEGVRHVRITPVRPVADLDQFAPEAGDEDGDG, from the coding sequence ATGGACGTCGACGACATCGACAGACAGGTCCTCGCCGCCCTCATCGCGGACGGGCGGGCGGCCGATGCAGACCTGGGCGCCGCGGCCGGTGTCGGTGCGTCGACCGCGAGCTGGCGACGCCAGTCCCTCGAGGATGCCGGCGTCATCCGCGAGTACCAGCCCCGTCTGGACTACGCCGCGCTCGGCCAGCCGGTGACGGCGCTGTTCCAGGTCGACGTCGACCCGTCGGTCCGGGAGACGGTGCTCGCCGCCCTCCGTGACGACGCCCGGTTCTACACGGTCTACGAGGTCGCCGGCCCAGACGACATCCTCGCGTTCGGGCGCTTTCCCGACCGCGACAGCCTGGTCCGGGCGCGCCGCCGTCTCCGCGGAGAAGAGGGGGTCCGTCACGTCCGCATCACCCCGGTCCGCCCGGTCGCCGACCTCGACCAGTTCGCCCCCGAAGCCGGCGACGAGGACGGCGACGGCTGA
- a CDS encoding ammonium transporter, whose protein sequence is MVPLQSATDIALANGINNVWVLVVSFLIFFMQPGFAMLEAGQVRAKNVGNVLMKNMTDWALGVIVYFLLGTAVVGLVGMLTTPGLSLDIGSAFSVLSDTAAAVPGTEAVGLNPWVSFLFGAVFAMTAATIVSGAVAERMKFTSYVLFVVAMVGIIYPVLPGMAWGGNGLLSGSGFLGDAIGAGYLDFAGATVVHMAGGLAGLVAAKMVGPRSGRYDENGNSQAIPGHSIMFAVIGTLVLAFGWYGFNVGTNATIISFGEAGVAFSGSGLGRVALVTTLGMGGGAVAAMAVSSLWQGKPDPLWTANGLLAGLVGVTGAVPHVTWWGGLLIGVIAGALVLPAYRWTVDSLKIDDVCGVFAVHGAAGGVGTILIPVFGAASGGGWTFLGGTQLAMQVVGVLVIGTWTVLATMVSLKVIGAITGGLRVSEEEESEGLDQGEHGVSAYPEFGSEGGRSPVSAADGGARTDGGVDVDGDLRTDGGTVDATTDAPNGGENE, encoded by the coding sequence CTGGTACCGCTGCAGTCGGCGACCGACATCGCCCTCGCCAACGGGATAAACAACGTGTGGGTGCTGGTGGTGTCGTTCCTCATCTTCTTCATGCAGCCCGGCTTCGCGATGCTGGAGGCGGGCCAGGTGCGTGCGAAGAACGTTGGGAACGTCCTGATGAAGAACATGACCGACTGGGCGCTCGGCGTGATCGTCTACTTCCTGCTCGGGACGGCGGTCGTGGGCCTCGTGGGGATGCTCACGACGCCGGGGCTGTCGCTGGACATCGGCTCCGCGTTCAGCGTCCTCTCGGACACGGCGGCCGCCGTCCCCGGGACGGAGGCAGTCGGCCTCAACCCGTGGGTCAGCTTCCTGTTCGGTGCGGTCTTCGCGATGACTGCCGCGACGATCGTCTCGGGGGCCGTCGCCGAGCGGATGAAGTTCACCTCCTACGTGCTGTTCGTGGTGGCGATGGTCGGCATCATCTACCCGGTCCTGCCGGGGATGGCGTGGGGCGGCAACGGCCTGCTCTCGGGGAGCGGCTTCCTCGGTGACGCCATCGGCGCCGGCTACCTCGACTTCGCCGGGGCGACGGTCGTCCACATGGCCGGCGGGCTGGCCGGTCTGGTGGCCGCGAAGATGGTCGGGCCACGGTCGGGCCGCTACGACGAGAACGGCAACTCGCAGGCGATCCCCGGCCACTCGATCATGTTCGCGGTGATCGGCACGCTCGTGCTGGCCTTCGGCTGGTACGGCTTCAACGTCGGCACGAACGCGACCATCATCAGCTTCGGCGAGGCCGGCGTCGCCTTCTCGGGCTCCGGTCTCGGCCGCGTGGCGCTGGTGACGACGCTGGGCATGGGTGGGGGTGCGGTCGCTGCGATGGCCGTCTCCTCGCTCTGGCAGGGCAAGCCGGACCCTCTGTGGACCGCCAACGGCCTCCTGGCCGGGCTGGTCGGTGTCACGGGCGCCGTCCCCCACGTCACCTGGTGGGGTGGCCTGCTCATCGGCGTCATCGCCGGCGCACTCGTGCTGCCGGCATACCGCTGGACGGTCGACTCGCTGAAGATCGACGACGTCTGTGGCGTCTTCGCCGTCCACGGCGCCGCCGGCGGGGTCGGCACGATCCTGATCCCGGTCTTCGGCGCGGCGAGTGGCGGCGGCTGGACGTTCCTGGGCGGCACTCAGCTCGCCATGCAGGTCGTCGGCGTGCTCGTCATCGGCACCTGGACGGTGCTGGCGACGATGGTCTCCCTGAAGGTCATCGGCGCTATCACCGGTGGGCTCCGCGTCTCCGAGGAGGAGGAGAGCGAGGGGCTCGACCAGGGCGAACACGGCGTCTCGGCCTACCCCGAGTTCGGCTCGGAGGGCGGCCGCAGCCCCGTCAGCGCCGCCGACGGCGGCGCCCGCACTGATGGCGGCGTCGACGTCGACGGCGACCTCCGGACCGACGGCGGCACCGTCGACGCAACGACGGACGCTCCCAACGGAGGTGAGAACGAATGA
- a CDS encoding P-II family nitrogen regulator, with protein MSEITMIIAYIRPDKLGDVKQGLAEAGAPSLTVTNVSGRGSQPAKTGQWRGEEYVVDLHQKVKVECVVEEAPVDDVVDAIEEAAHTGEPGDGKIFTMPVEEAVQIRTGERGPDAV; from the coding sequence ATGAGCGAGATCACGATGATAATCGCGTACATCCGCCCGGACAAGCTGGGCGACGTCAAACAGGGGCTCGCCGAGGCCGGCGCGCCCTCCCTTACTGTGACGAACGTCTCGGGCCGGGGCTCCCAGCCCGCCAAGACCGGGCAGTGGCGCGGCGAGGAGTACGTCGTCGACCTCCACCAGAAAGTCAAAGTCGAGTGCGTCGTCGAGGAGGCACCGGTCGACGACGTGGTCGACGCGATTGAGGAGGCGGCCCACACGGGCGAACCGGGCGACGGGAAGATCTTCACCATGCCCGTCGAGGAGGCGGTCCAGATCCGCACCGGCGAGCGCGGTCCCGACGCCGTGTAG
- the prs gene encoding ribose-phosphate diphosphokinase, translating to MILSGSRSQSLAAALAAETGHELAGASRDRFPDGEQLVELDPPELDEAVVVASTVSDAAHVELLQLQDAAREAGASRVTTVLPYMGYARQDEAFEPGQPVSARAVARALSTGTDRVFVVEPHEPGVCEHFEVPAELVAPAGLLAEPLGDLTEPLFLAPDAGAADLAETVRDAYGRGAVDHCEKTRHSGSEVTVEPAGTGVGGRDVVLVDDIVATGSTMSQAIAGMAGDAASVTVACVHALFARDAYTKLRRAGVDAVYATDTVERPVSEVSVAPAVADRL from the coding sequence ATGATACTCAGCGGCTCGCGCTCGCAGTCCCTGGCGGCCGCGCTCGCCGCCGAAACGGGCCACGAGCTCGCCGGCGCCTCCCGCGACCGCTTTCCCGACGGCGAACAGCTCGTCGAGCTCGACCCGCCGGAGCTCGACGAGGCGGTCGTCGTCGCCTCGACGGTCTCGGACGCCGCCCACGTCGAACTCCTCCAGCTCCAGGACGCCGCCCGCGAGGCCGGCGCGAGCCGGGTGACGACCGTCCTCCCCTACATGGGCTACGCCCGCCAGGACGAGGCCTTCGAGCCCGGCCAGCCCGTCTCCGCCCGGGCGGTCGCGCGGGCCCTCTCCACGGGGACCGACCGCGTCTTCGTCGTCGAACCCCACGAGCCGGGCGTCTGCGAGCACTTCGAGGTGCCCGCGGAGCTGGTCGCGCCCGCGGGGCTGCTCGCCGAGCCGCTCGGTGACCTGACCGAGCCGCTCTTTCTGGCCCCCGACGCCGGCGCGGCCGACCTCGCGGAGACGGTGCGAGACGCCTACGGCCGCGGGGCGGTCGACCACTGCGAGAAGACCCGCCACTCCGGCAGCGAGGTGACCGTCGAGCCCGCCGGAACGGGCGTCGGCGGCCGCGACGTCGTCCTGGTCGATGACATCGTCGCCACCGGGTCGACGATGAGCCAGGCGATCGCCGGAATGGCCGGCGACGCCGCGAGCGTGACCGTCGCCTGCGTCCACGCCCTGTTCGCCCGCGACGCCTACACGAAACTCCGGCGGGCCGGCGTCGACGCCGTCTACGCGACCGACACCGTCGAGCGCCCGGTGAGCGAAGTGAGTGTCGCCCCCGCGGTCGCCGACCGGCTGTGA
- the hemL gene encoding glutamate-1-semialdehyde 2,1-aminomutase: MNDDQSRSLYGRALDAMPGGVNSSVRAVRPYPFFIERGDGGHVVDADGNRYIDYVMGYGPLLLGHDLPDPVTAAVQQAAAEGPMYGAPTEVEVELAEFLARHVPSVEMTRFVNSGTEATVSAVRLARGYTGRDKVVIMQGGYHGAQESTLVEGAGSDTHPSSPGIPDSFAEHTLTVPFNDEEAVWEVFEEHGDEVAAVMTEPVLGNYGIVHPVDGYLETLREVTEEHGALLVFDEVITGFRVGGLQCAQGKFGVTPDVTTFGKIVGGGFPVGAIGGKTEIIEHFTPSGEVFQSGTFSGHPVTMAAGLETLRYAAEHDVYDHVNSLAAELREGLTDICADQAPAYTVVGTDSMFKTVFTRDAPDDLGNQCGSGCRQRESCPRYDICPKTGGDIKRADTERWERLHWPAMRERGVFLTANQFESQFVCDAHTEADIEETLEAYKEVL; the protein is encoded by the coding sequence ATGAACGACGACCAGTCCCGCTCGCTGTACGGGCGCGCGCTTGACGCCATGCCCGGCGGCGTCAACTCCTCGGTCCGGGCGGTCCGGCCCTACCCCTTCTTCATCGAACGCGGCGACGGCGGCCACGTCGTCGACGCCGACGGCAACCGCTACATCGACTACGTGATGGGCTATGGCCCCCTGCTGCTGGGCCACGACCTCCCCGACCCGGTCACCGCGGCCGTCCAGCAGGCCGCTGCCGAGGGGCCGATGTACGGCGCCCCGACCGAGGTCGAGGTCGAACTCGCGGAGTTTCTGGCCCGCCACGTCCCCAGCGTGGAGATGACCCGCTTCGTCAACTCGGGGACCGAGGCGACGGTGTCGGCGGTCCGGCTCGCGCGGGGGTACACCGGCCGGGACAAGGTCGTCATCATGCAGGGCGGCTACCACGGCGCTCAGGAATCGACGCTCGTGGAGGGCGCGGGCAGCGACACTCACCCCTCCAGCCCCGGCATTCCGGACTCCTTCGCCGAGCACACCCTCACCGTTCCCTTCAACGACGAGGAGGCGGTGTGGGAGGTCTTCGAGGAACACGGCGACGAGGTCGCGGCGGTGATGACCGAACCGGTGCTGGGAAATTATGGGATCGTCCACCCCGTCGACGGCTACCTGGAGACGCTCCGGGAGGTGACCGAGGAGCACGGTGCGCTCCTGGTCTTCGACGAGGTGATCACCGGCTTCCGCGTGGGGGGATTGCAGTGCGCCCAGGGGAAGTTCGGCGTCACGCCCGACGTGACGACCTTCGGGAAGATCGTCGGTGGCGGCTTCCCGGTCGGCGCCATCGGCGGGAAGACGGAGATCATCGAGCACTTCACCCCGTCAGGGGAGGTGTTCCAGTCGGGCACCTTCTCGGGGCACCCGGTGACGATGGCCGCCGGCCTCGAAACCCTCAGATACGCCGCCGAACACGACGTCTACGACCACGTCAACAGCCTCGCCGCCGAGTTACGGGAGGGGCTGACCGACATCTGTGCCGACCAGGCCCCCGCGTACACTGTCGTCGGGACGGACTCGATGTTCAAGACCGTGTTCACCCGGGACGCCCCCGACGACCTCGGGAACCAGTGCGGCTCCGGCTGTCGCCAGCGGGAGTCCTGCCCCCGGTACGACATCTGCCCGAAGACCGGCGGGGACATCAAGCGCGCGGATACCGAGCGCTGGGAGCGACTCCACTGGCCCGCGATGCGCGAGCGGGGCGTGTTCCTGACCGCCAACCAGTTCGAGTCCCAGTTCGTCTGTGACGCTCACACCGAGGCGGACATCGAGGAGACGCTGGAAGCCTACAAGGAGGTTCTGTAG
- a CDS encoding HVO_0234 family beta-propeller protein translates to MPGDDDIALDEKRMHGDKRGETVVYVAGGMGLTRVEVAGDQVGRFELPLRDEVRDVAGRDGRLLVATDDDVLVGTGEGFEPTGFGPAAVVGLAPGAAGTGPRPLAAAPDGEVATLRGDEWEPVGTVDDPRAIDGDLLAAGDGVYRVDAEGLDRIREGAATDAAAAGPYAACPDGLYELPDRRLRGGEHTAVAADTGGGRAHAVAGGGLFTRRESGWERADAPTDEPVVDVAYGESVYAVTATGTLLVRADPEQTPDGRGGWRSRALGVREVRRLAVP, encoded by the coding sequence GTGCCCGGAGACGACGATATCGCGCTGGACGAGAAGCGGATGCACGGCGACAAGCGCGGGGAGACGGTCGTCTACGTCGCCGGCGGGATGGGGCTGACCCGCGTGGAGGTCGCCGGCGACCAGGTCGGCCGGTTCGAACTCCCCCTCCGGGACGAGGTCCGCGACGTCGCCGGCCGCGACGGCCGCCTCCTGGTGGCGACCGACGACGACGTGCTGGTCGGCACGGGCGAGGGGTTTGAGCCGACGGGCTTCGGTCCCGCGGCGGTCGTCGGGCTGGCCCCCGGGGCAGCCGGCACGGGCCCGCGCCCGCTCGCGGCTGCCCCCGATGGCGAGGTGGCCACTCTCCGGGGCGACGAGTGGGAACCGGTCGGGACAGTGGACGACCCCCGGGCCATCGACGGCGACCTGCTGGCGGCGGGCGACGGCGTCTACCGGGTCGATGCGGAGGGCCTCGACCGGATCCGGGAGGGGGCGGCGACCGACGCCGCCGCGGCCGGCCCCTACGCCGCCTGCCCGGACGGGCTGTACGAACTCCCGGACCGGCGGCTCCGGGGGGGCGAGCACACCGCAGTCGCCGCCGACACCGGCGGGGGCCGGGCCCACGCCGTCGCCGGGGGTGGCCTGTTCACCCGCCGGGAGAGTGGCTGGGAGCGAGCCGACGCGCCGACCGACGAGCCGGTCGTCGACGTGGCCTACGGCGAGTCGGTCTACGCGGTCACGGCGACGGGGACGCTGCTGGTGCGTGCCGACCCCGAGCAGACGCCCGACGGACGCGGCGGCTGGCGCTCGCGGGCGCTGGGCGTGCGGGAAGTCCGGCGGCTCGCGGTCCCGTAG